Within Anopheles nili chromosome 3, idAnoNiliSN_F5_01, whole genome shotgun sequence, the genomic segment CTCGAAACAATTGCCACCCTGATCTGCCGGAGCGGGGACGTTTGCGAGCGACACGGCCACACAGTGATCACGATCGATTAATGACTCCTCAAAGCGCCAGTTCTCCATCGGTTCGTCGTTCACGCGAAGTGTTGAATCACAAACGACACTATCACGTGCCAGCTCGTCCGTGCGTATGCGGAAGCTAATCTTGCGCAAATCCACCGTGATTCCGACGCCGACGTTTTTCACGTAGCTCTCCTTCAGACACCAGTTGCGCATGAACGCTTGCAGCTTCGCATCGTCATCAGCCCGGCTACGGATGTATCGCCACTCGTCGTCGGAGAAATTGCGCGTCATCAGGCGGAAAAACTCGTCCAACGATTTGCCTCCACTGTACTCCAGCTTCATCACGTCGATGCCAATCTTAGGCCTTGGGAGGTCGCCGGTTACATCGCCACCGATCCTGGGAGTCACCATGCCCGCTAGCACCGCATATCGGCCCTGGTGTGAAACGTTGAAATCCACCGCCACGCCCTCGTTCTTTAGGAATGGTTTCCCCTTGGCGTCGCGGTCAAACTCGATCTCGTCGTACGCCAGATCGGTGGCCAAATGCACGAACCGACGCATCATCAGCCGTCCGATGCAGGACGCATTGAAGTCATCCCGAAACACGAACCGCTGCAGACGGTTCTTTTCCTCGGGCTGGATGCAGGACGTCACGAGCAGCAGATCCGCCAAACTAGGTCGCCAGCCAGCGAGGTCAAATGCCCAGCGAACGTGGCCACCGTTTCGCAGTGACATTGTTTTGccgtcgtgtttttttttgcttttgccctTCTACGGACAAGTGAATGATGAAcgaacaaacaccaccaacggcTCCAGCCACTAATTGAGATTCCTACAGCACGGAGATTCTTAACACATCACACTGCAGCCTCCGAGCATCTTTTGCACCCAGTTCGTAgtttttttatctgtttaCCAGCTCGCTAtcttcaacaaacaaacatctcCGTGCGTTCGGGTCGAgcatctcgctcgctcgcacggtACAACTTTGACAGCTGCAATCATGTTTTCGCCCGACTTCGCCCGTTTTCGCCCCAAAAGCAACCACAACGCACAGTGACGGTGCAATTTAATGCAACACACACGTGGATGAGCTGGAGtatgttttgaaaaacaaaaaatagtagCAACCAGTTTTTAGCCGTTTTGCGCGACGACGTGCTACCGAAAATGCAAGAAAATTACCGACATCGCGGAGGTCGCGAGCGGCAACAAGCAAACAGAACCTAAATTCGATCGCCCTCTAACCTCTCCAATTTCCCATCAAGCCCTCGTTTACCCCCAACGGTCAAATGTGTCAGGTTACAGTTTAGCTAGAACCATCCGAAAACCACCCTCTACATTGACCTCGATCGGGCGAAGAGACGCTTTGGGAACGTTCGAGTTCAGCGATAATTTTTCCGAAACACGCGTCGCAGCAGAGACCTGCTGTTAATTAATGCACCTACGACAACAACTCGCGTAAAGTGGCCCGTCCCGGTGGTGGATTATAGACGTCGTGGAAATAGATACACTTGACTTGGGCCGCAATCGCGACACGTTCGATGTTGAGTAATCCGCGCGTTGGCGGCCTGCCTCGTCGCAACATCTTCTTATCCTAGTTCCGGTATCATTTTCACCCCCACGCAACCCTGCTAACCAGCCGTAAAAATGGCCCAGTGTTTACGCAGGATATACATCGTACCACCCCcccgaacacacacactcacccgaCAGCGGGTTGGGTGTCTATTTTGTGCTGTGCTCAGCTCAGCGTATGGTGGAGCTGATTCAATCCGATTCCAGCCCGGCGATGAACAAGGCTTCCGCTAAACGTAGCTAATTTTCTGTgccaatgataaaatttacataacATCCTGCTCTTGCTCCAGCCTTGCTTCATTGCGTTCCCTACACAGAGAGGTAGAAAATCGTGCCAATTTCTGGGCAAAAACAGACATCCAACCGAACCCACAATGTTTCGCGTCAATCGATCGACACACGCTCTACCGCAGCAGCCCATCCCGGTTTCAGTTCCACATGCAAAAGCCACGACGACGAACACGCTTGCGAAGAAAGTTGACTAATGCTACATACCGAAAGGGACaaattttgttctatttttgctGCCAATGACACACAAaacgcgacgacgacgacgtgctcTACTACGCAAACCCGACCGGATACTTCGTCCGGCTGGGGCGATTTGTCACCAAATAATTATCTTTTAGAGAGCATCAAGTGGAGACGCGATATCTTTAAGCTATCCCAGCGAGCTCTATTTTTCAATTGAAGCATTTGTGGCAGCTCCTCAGCTTGTTAGGAGCGTTTAAAGACCATCTGCTGTTCGTTTGGTCGAAAGCGACTGCAACTTCCACTTGAGATTCAATTTTCTATCTACACAAATCTTAACATCATCCGACACGAAGCCGAAACACTTTTCACCCTTCGAGCGAGGGTTgagcaattaaaaaaagagATCTTATCTGTAGGTTCGCAAAGCGAGACGATTCGCTTACCCTAGGACCCTCAAAGAGAGGGAGCTATAGTCCTTCACGTGTCCCAGGACACAGAAATTTGCCATATTTACTGTTTGGCTCAAGCAATACCAGGAATCTACGCCCAAGCCTGCGTCAGAGCACGACAACACTTtcccgcattttccaccctttcgaGTGTCAGTATATCGCCCGCTTCCGGCATTTTAAATTCTGCTTTGCATCCTGACGCGAAAAGGATGACGCATCCAGAGGGTAGAGATGCCCGATGATGAACTGACGATGAtgacaaaaacccaccaaaccaATGGGCGCCATTGTGTCCGGTAATTATCGCTTTGCGAACCGGTTTGCCCTTctattcgcttttttttttctccaccaaacaCCTGGTAGTAGCGAATCATCCCGCCGCAAGGGTGACCATTGCAGCGGAACTAAAAAGCGTACCAAACCGAGCTGCATGTGATGTGGCGATGTGGGCGATAAAAGGGACAGGGTTCTGGGTggatggctggctggctgcatGATGCAATATTGCAATTGCGCTCCGGGTACTCGGCCAGCGCCCAGCTGCGCCGTCGTAGTTACAGTTTTCAATCAACcaaggaacaacaacaaaaaaatgccaattAACCATATGGTTGGCCACGCGACATATTCTGATGCGTACGTACACGCGTTCCTGCCTGCTACCATATTGTGCATTATGCGAATGTAATTGTCCCTCATGGGAAGATGGAGCGGATATTGCGGGGGAAAATAGAGTCCCCCACATATTCCTCGCCCACATCACGCAACAACAGTGTTGTGTATTTATTCTCGAACCAATCGTCCAACCCAAACCAGCTGTTTTCGAGGGGCGATAAATGGGAGAAGAAGTGACCAATGGCACAGAAACAGATTTTAAACCACCATATCGCCAGGAAggagggcaataaaaattaatacgGCCGGGTAAGAGGAGGTCAAACCTTACGCAATGGACGCATTTTCCGGTTGCGCTGCATCCGAAGGGGCAGACAGGGCCattcgtttaaaaataaaataaaaacccccatAAGATTTAGAATTCTCAGCCGCACTGGGAACGATCGGCATACATATATATGCAatgttgggtgtgtgtttggttttggtgcaCGTCACGTAAATATTCACACtaacaaaaacaacgcaacaccggaaggaaggaatGTTTGCGcgggagaaagaaaggaaggaaggaaggcaATGGCAATAATGATACAGTACGGTGATGAAGTGAAAAatagacagaaaaaaaaacagcgcagATAATTTTACAAGAAACACACGGAACAAAATGCCACACGCACGGGAAACACAGGACGTAGTAAAATAAACGGTGTGTCagcaaaacgaagaagaaaaaaaaacacgaaagctAAACttaacaaaagcaaacaacacatAAATCAAACGGATATGTAATGCATGCACACGGGGATGAAGCTGGCGAGGTTTTCAGAACTGCACCaaatggttgggaaaattttgtactcaaacacacacacacacgcacaaacgcacgaaaaacaGGCCGATGCTAATTCCACGCTAGTGACGGCATCGACCGCGAGAGGCAAGTGTTTGCAATAACCCTGTCGCTTCCGGGCGAAAAAGGGATATTTATCTCTTGCGAAAGCATGTTCGTGCAGAGTGATAAATAGAGACAgaatgtgagagagagagagagagaaagagagagtggaAGAATGATTgatcaaaggaaaaaaaaatccccgctAAGGGCTCTCCGGAATAAGGAATCCGTCAAGGATCGTGAAGAATTTACACAGCGCGATTGCGAAAGAAATTGTGGTGAATCGATCGACAAAAACCAGCGCACATCGCGGCATCGATcatcggaagaaaaaaaaaccctctagCAACCTTCTGGCGGCCCAAAACCCGTCGATTGATGTTCATCTTTTTTGAGGGATCGAAAAATCCGCCCTGCTGGAGCATGGCATATGAAATGTTACATACCGTTTAGCCGTGCATTTTCCGGGCCACGTTCGCGAAGCTGAGATGTTGCTGAGAGCGCGGCATGTTCCATCAGCGGCTCGTTGCAGTCATACTCCGAGTAGTAGTCTTTCTGGTAATATTctgtggaaaaagaagagagagagcacgaaacGAACGTTAGACACGATGGCAAAGTTGATCTAAAACATACGCTGAGAAAAAATAAGCCCTACATGTCCCTCATAACgggggaaaaatcaaacattcccATTCCGAATCGAAGGCCACCGACATCCATTAGGCCGTGTGGGCCTTTCCGAAGGGTGCTTTTTATTAATGCAGCCCACATTTCGGCCCTCGCATCCACTAACAACAATCGGTCAATTTTGGCAAAAGGTAAACGCATTAGCCATCGCCAAACTAATGGACAAACACaggaggaggaaaacaaatgccTAAATGTTCCTTCCGCTCTAgtgcgcttttattttttccgccGGCAGACACTCCCGCCGGTCGATACGTTTATGATACGTTGAAAGGGCTTCCTGGCTCGTAAATACGATTTCCGACATCCTTCCTGAGGGTGCGAAACCCGTCGTCGCGGCTTCATCCTGCCCTGGGCTTCGATTATCTATCGATTGCAAGCACTCAATGATAataaaacgaaggaaaactaTTGCGACAAAATCAACATCGATCGACACGCTGAGGCCTACGGTTGTGGCGCAGCGTCGTTATAATTAAAAACAGATTTTCCGCCCCGAATGGGATGTGTGAAATTCAATCGTCCCTCGATGTCGTCAACTCGAGAGCGAGTTGATTAAATTTCTAAAGGAAGCCTCGACGACGAATGCAAACCGATGAACAATTTGGGATGGTCGCACTCGATCGGTCTGAAGCGGGGCACACCGggataataaatttttatttatcgtttcCCTCCCTATTGGTTGCTTTTCcctcgaaaaagaaaagccggtTTTTCCACAGGCAGGACAACGCCATCGAACACTCTTCGAGTGGGCCAGAGAATAGCGATTCCATTGTGCCGATCGATTGAAGCCctataaaaacaaacgcaacccatTCCGCACCGTAATGGGGCTGGGGAAAATAGAGCAAACCGGTGGACATGGCCACTTCTAGGAATGGAATTCTCAGAGCCATTTTCCGGCAATCCCCCCAGAGGCACCGGTGATAGGAGTTTGAGAGATATAATGAACGTCTTTAGGCCGAGTGCGAATTTGGGGAAATGAAAACTACCACCCCAAGGGTTCGGCCCTCTTGTGATCTTTTCCACCCTTATTTTTTGACAGAACGGCGAGACGTCGGTCCGCATAAATCACACTGCTCGCCACACGGCGGAACCGGTAGGTTGAACCCTCACTCGCCCGGATGGTCACCGGAAGCTAAGAGGCTCGCAGGAGCAATAACCGTCATACAGCAATACCATCTCCGAGGCCACTGGTGGTGTTGAAAgaacatttttccaccgttcaccACAGGAGGGATACGCGTAATGCTACCCCCGAGGGCTAGTTTTTCGTGGCCGCAGAGTGCAAACAGAACGCAAGCGACCGTTACTGTGTGCACTAGGGCtcggtgtttttttaaaaaaagggTCGGGTTTAAGAGTTGCGTACacagccaacaacaacaaaaaaaacccgaccccTAAACACCTCTAGTGATGGCGGAATATTTCCTATCGAGAGAGTTTTCCTTCTAAAGAGCGACCTTGTTACACTGATTTGTTAAACAAAAGGCCGGATGTAGCAGGAAAATTGATTATCTGCTACAAATCAATTcttgaatctttttttttcaacattctaACACTCACATTCGATGGGCTTTAGCTTAAGCTTACTTTAAACATGATGCAAAAAACACTAAAATAGCTCACAAACGCCATTCTGTTGGTTATGTATTCCCTACGGCATACAAACCTCGCCGAAGAGTTCACTCCGTGCGCCACGTGCTTTTAAAAAACCATGACCAAAGACAACCACGTGCGCGGGTTGAGGTTTCGCAATGCttgcaaaatcaaacaatgaTATCTAGGACATGCGAAATTCATGGCTTGTTAACACTCTGCTCCGATTCCGGTAATAATTTGAGCTACAACCCTCGTTTTATATTCGCCACCAATTCAGCTGTCTTTCGATCAATATTTGTGCAGGAAAAACAAGGGACTgagaaagcaacacaaaaaaagcctctAAGCAAAAGGGGGAAGCAAAAGAATGTTCGCTGGCCGAATGGAAGCTGTAGCTCTCGATTTGGTCTGCGTTTTATGGCCTGAAGGTGCTGTGGTGGTAGAAAATTGATTCAGTTccaaatgaaatgcaaaaaaataaaacttattCTTTCGAGCATTGGCAAGCTACCAAAAGctattttttcaatatttcagcaatttttttcatcaattatGTAAGCAAATCTTGAACACTTTACCCATGTACAGATCTGAATTTATTGACAAAACGACTGTCATAGCATTCAAAAACAACATGTTTACATGGCACATGCATAGTGGAGTAATTTCTGCTAAATAAATGAGTAATCATTTCCCTTCCAACCAAATGGCTGAAACCTCGTCGTGCACGCGCATTtgtaaaacatcaaaaatacATTGACAGATTGGCAAATTCGCTGCCTCATGATTAATGCCCGCCGGAAAGAAGCGTAACAGCTGTTTCAGTTCACACAAACCATCCGAACattggaaaaaaagcaacataaaccCCACGTGACACGTTACGAGCATTAGTAAAACGACGAGAAATGCTCGGGTTCACAGGCTCGAAAAACATTTGTAAGAACAAATCCGTTTGGTGG encodes:
- the LOC128727271 gene encoding L-aminoadipate-semialdehyde dehydrogenase-phosphopantetheinyl transferase, whose translation is MSLRNGGHVRWAFDLAGWRPSLADLLLVTSCIQPEEKNRLQRFVFRDDFNASCIGRLMMRRFVHLATDLAYDEIEFDRDAKGKPFLKNEGVAVDFNVSHQGRYAVLAGMVTPRIGGDVTGDLPRPKIGIDVMKLEYSGGKSLDEFFRLMTRNFSDDEWRYIRSRADDDAKLQAFMRNWCLKESYVKNVGVGITVDLRKISFRIRTDELARDSVVCDSTLRVNDEPMENWRFEESLIDRDHCVAVSLANVPAPADQGGNCFELIDFNSLVEGYRPLLAIDENYCEGIISKEYKTTK